A genomic window from Fibrobacterota bacterium includes:
- a CDS encoding TraB/GumN family protein yields the protein MTTETIPTVRVDDREILLLGTAHVSAESVLQVEAAIREAAPDCVCVELDEKRLQALSDPDAWKKLDLFTVIRQGQFSTLIANILLSSHQKRMGLQTGVRPGSELYKAVTTARELGIPVVLVDREIKTTLRRVWSLTPWWRRLKLSAGLLESVFETDKVTEEDLGKLREQDNLSSMMDEMGKEFPEVRQVMLDERDHFMVGRIRQAPGKRVLAVIGAGHRQGMTRLLETGEATQSEEVIGVVPASSKVWTWLGWGIPAVILAALAWIGIDQGAAKMGQSALFWALSTAIPAALGTLLAFGHPLTILSAFLSAPITTLVPVLGVGHVTALVQTWRVPPRVEEMENVTDDISHFRKWWTNRLLRIVLCFLLPGLPTTIGMAFGGWHIFKNI from the coding sequence ATGACCACCGAAACTATCCCGACCGTGCGTGTCGACGACCGCGAAATCCTCCTGTTGGGCACCGCCCACGTTTCCGCCGAATCCGTGCTGCAAGTGGAAGCGGCCATCCGCGAGGCGGCGCCGGATTGCGTTTGCGTGGAGCTGGACGAAAAACGTCTCCAGGCCCTGTCCGATCCCGACGCCTGGAAGAAGTTGGATCTGTTCACCGTGATCCGGCAAGGACAGTTTTCGACGCTGATCGCCAACATCCTGCTTTCCAGCCACCAAAAGCGCATGGGCTTGCAGACCGGCGTGCGACCGGGCTCGGAGCTTTACAAGGCGGTCACCACCGCACGCGAACTGGGAATTCCGGTGGTACTGGTGGATCGCGAGATCAAAACCACCCTGCGGCGGGTTTGGAGTCTCACCCCCTGGTGGCGTCGGCTCAAGCTGTCGGCGGGCTTGTTGGAAAGCGTGTTCGAGACCGACAAGGTCACGGAAGAGGATCTGGGCAAATTGCGGGAGCAGGACAACCTCAGCTCCATGATGGACGAGATGGGCAAGGAATTCCCGGAGGTTCGCCAGGTGATGCTGGACGAGCGCGACCATTTCATGGTGGGGCGCATTCGCCAAGCCCCGGGCAAGCGCGTGTTGGCCGTGATCGGCGCCGGACACCGGCAAGGCATGACGCGGCTATTGGAAACAGGTGAGGCGACCCAAAGCGAAGAGGTGATCGGCGTGGTCCCGGCCTCATCAAAGGTTTGGACGTGGCTTGGATGGGGAATCCCTGCGGTGATCCTGGCCGCCTTGGCCTGGATCGGGATCGATCAAGGCGCCGCCAAAATGGGGCAGAGCGCCCTGTTCTGGGCCCTTTCCACCGCCATTCCAGCGGCGCTCGGAACGCTTTTGGCCTTTGGACACCCTCTGACCATCCTTTCGGCGTTCCTCTCCGCACCCATCACCACCTTGGTTCCCGTGCTGGGCGTGGGGCATGTCACCGCCCTGGTCCAGACCTGGCGGGTGCCTCCTCGGGTGGAAGAAATGGAAAACGTCACCGACGACATCTCGCATTTTCGCAAGTGGTGGACCAATCGTCTGTTGCGGATCGTGCTTTGCTTCCTGCTGCCCGGCTTGCCCACCACCATCGGCATGGCCTTCGGCGGCTGGCACATCTTCAAGAACATCTGA
- a CDS encoding Rieske (2Fe-2S) protein, translating to MKSDSNTVRVAATATLAIGEAKTFYLPDSDVQGLVLRTPVGLRAFRNQCRHWTVELDTGDADFWNPDLKMIQCKVHGALFRPEDGLCVYGPCSGHPLIAYELTEDGEDSLVTVPPS from the coding sequence ATGAAATCCGATTCTAACACTGTTCGTGTCGCGGCGACGGCAACTCTTGCCATCGGCGAAGCAAAGACCTTCTACCTGCCGGATTCCGACGTGCAGGGTTTGGTGTTGCGGACCCCGGTTGGATTGAGGGCGTTTCGCAACCAATGCCGCCATTGGACCGTCGAATTGGATACGGGGGATGCCGATTTCTGGAATCCGGACCTCAAGATGATCCAATGCAAGGTCCACGGAGCGCTCTTCCGCCCGGAGGACGGCCTGTGCGTGTACGGCCCTTGCTCGGGCCATCCCCTGATCGCCTACGAATTGACCGAGGACGGCGAGGATTCCTTGGTCACCGTCCCGCCATCGTAG
- the pilB gene encoding type IV-A pilus assembly ATPase PilB, giving the protein MMVESGLISKEQLLLALKSQRSMGGKLGENLVRVGAFLDEEEIASFVAKQMNLGHISLSDIELDEETVRLIPQDLAMKYGVIVVSRTNKVLTVATSDPKNVYVLDAIKFITGCTVKPVVAAENQIRGCLEKYFQTSMQKEMADIIGAVGDDMEVVRESNDDAEAANALAAVDDAPLVKLVNKILIDAIRIRASDIHVEIYEKVMRVRYRVDGTLREISTLPFKLRHAIISRIKIMSNLDISERRLPQDGRIKLKTPSGKMVDLRVNSLPCIFGEKVVMRILDQSNLQLDLIKLGLHEKGLRDLQEAIDAPFGMILVTGPTGSGKSTTLYSAMSTINDVGINIMTAEDPVEYNLHGINQVQMHSEIGLTFAAALRAFLRQDPDVIMVGEMRDLETAEIGVKAALTGHLVLSTLHTNDAPSTINRLVDMGIEPFLVASSCRLIIAQRLVRKVCADCKTPDPESKTPALQRLLRLDDDAFARLEPMKGRGCDTCGGSGYKGRQGVYEIMPISPAIKQLIIDRASIEEIRQAAVSDGVLTLRAAALKLLMEGQTTAQEVIRSTDT; this is encoded by the coding sequence ATGATGGTGGAGAGCGGGCTGATTTCCAAAGAACAGCTCCTTCTCGCTCTCAAGAGCCAGCGGTCCATGGGAGGCAAGCTCGGGGAAAATCTCGTGCGGGTGGGAGCTTTCCTGGACGAGGAGGAAATTGCTTCGTTTGTGGCCAAGCAGATGAACTTGGGCCACATCTCGCTTTCCGACATCGAGCTGGACGAAGAAACCGTGCGCCTGATCCCACAGGATCTGGCCATGAAATACGGGGTCATCGTGGTCAGTCGCACCAACAAGGTGCTGACCGTGGCCACTTCCGACCCCAAGAACGTCTACGTCCTGGATGCCATCAAGTTCATCACGGGCTGTACCGTCAAGCCCGTGGTCGCGGCGGAAAACCAGATCCGCGGTTGCCTGGAGAAATATTTCCAGACCTCCATGCAAAAGGAAATGGCCGACATCATCGGGGCGGTCGGCGACGACATGGAGGTCGTGCGCGAGTCCAACGACGATGCCGAGGCCGCCAACGCGTTGGCCGCAGTGGACGACGCCCCTCTGGTGAAGTTGGTCAACAAGATCCTCATCGACGCCATCCGCATCCGGGCTTCCGACATCCACGTGGAGATCTACGAGAAGGTCATGCGGGTCCGCTACCGCGTGGATGGCACGCTGCGCGAAATCAGCACTCTGCCTTTCAAACTTCGCCACGCGATCATCTCGCGCATCAAGATCATGTCCAACCTGGACATTTCAGAGCGTCGTCTGCCCCAAGACGGGCGCATCAAGCTCAAGACCCCTTCCGGAAAGATGGTGGATCTTCGCGTCAACAGCCTGCCTTGCATCTTCGGCGAGAAGGTGGTCATGCGTATCCTGGACCAGTCCAACCTCCAGTTGGACCTGATCAAGCTGGGATTGCATGAAAAGGGACTTCGCGACCTGCAAGAGGCCATCGACGCGCCTTTCGGGATGATTCTCGTGACGGGCCCCACGGGCTCGGGCAAATCAACCACCCTCTATTCGGCGATGTCCACGATCAACGACGTGGGCATCAACATCATGACCGCCGAAGATCCGGTGGAATACAACCTCCACGGCATCAACCAGGTCCAGATGCATTCGGAGATCGGACTCACCTTCGCCGCCGCGTTGCGCGCCTTTTTGCGCCAGGATCCGGACGTGATCATGGTCGGTGAAATGCGCGACCTGGAAACGGCGGAAATCGGCGTGAAGGCCGCTTTGACCGGTCACTTGGTGCTGTCCACGCTCCACACCAACGACGCTCCCAGCACCATCAACCGTCTGGTGGACATGGGGATCGAGCCGTTCCTGGTGGCCAGTTCTTGTCGGTTGATCATCGCCCAACGCCTGGTGCGGAAGGTTTGCGCGGATTGCAAAACGCCGGATCCGGAAAGCAAGACGCCTGCCCTGCAGCGCCTTTTGCGGCTGGACGACGACGCCTTCGCACGATTGGAGCCCATGAAAGGGCGCGGTTGCGACACCTGTGGGGGTTCCGGGTACAAGGGACGCCAAGGTGTCTACGAGATCATGCCGATCTCGCCAGCCATCAAACAACTCATCATCGACCGGGCGAGCATCGAAGAGATCCGCCAGGCGGCGGTTTCCGACGGCGTGCTCACGCTGCGGGCCGCCGCTCTCAAACTCCTGATGGAAGGTCAGACGACCGCACAGGAAGTCATCCGTTCCACAGACACCTGA
- a CDS encoding type IV pilus twitching motility protein PilT, which produces MVNVLELITKMIEWKASDLHITVNSPPMLRVDGGLRPFDNHPLTPEEAQQVCYSVMKEEQKKKFEDFDLDKEKGRQVDFSFGIRHQMSDGRPFEARFRANVFMQRGNTAMVMRHIPTEIRGFEELGLPRITGEFCDRARGLVLLTGPTGSGKSTSLASMIDKINTERSEHILTIEDPIEFVHKHKRCIVNQREVYSDTASFTQALKVALRQDPDVVLLGEMRDRETVEIGLQIAETGHLTFATLHTNSAPQTINRIIDMFQQGERDAVRGQLAFVLEGVICQQLIPKIGGGRVIATEVLNVTPAIRSLIRDDKVHQMQGIMEVSQKYGMQTLNMDLAKLVISRKITKDDAIMYSSDPEQLDKFISGNFRL; this is translated from the coding sequence ATGGTCAACGTACTCGAGCTCATCACGAAAATGATCGAATGGAAGGCTTCCGACCTTCACATCACGGTCAACTCCCCGCCCATGCTGCGCGTGGACGGAGGGCTTCGTCCTTTCGACAACCACCCTCTCACGCCCGAGGAGGCCCAGCAGGTCTGCTACAGCGTGATGAAGGAGGAGCAGAAGAAGAAGTTCGAGGACTTCGACCTGGACAAGGAGAAGGGACGACAAGTCGACTTCTCCTTCGGCATCCGCCACCAGATGAGCGACGGCAGGCCTTTCGAGGCGCGCTTTCGCGCCAACGTGTTCATGCAGCGTGGCAACACCGCGATGGTCATGCGCCACATCCCCACGGAGATCCGCGGTTTCGAGGAGCTGGGGCTTCCCCGCATCACGGGAGAATTCTGTGATCGGGCGCGAGGCCTGGTGCTCCTGACAGGGCCCACGGGTTCCGGCAAATCCACATCGCTTGCCTCCATGATCGACAAGATCAATACCGAGCGAAGCGAACACATCCTCACCATCGAAGACCCCATCGAATTCGTGCACAAGCACAAGCGATGCATCGTCAACCAGCGCGAAGTCTATTCGGACACGGCCAGCTTCACGCAGGCCCTCAAGGTGGCGCTCCGTCAAGATCCGGACGTGGTCCTTCTGGGAGAAATGCGCGACCGCGAGACGGTGGAAATCGGTTTGCAGATCGCGGAAACCGGTCACCTCACGTTCGCGACCCTGCACACCAACTCCGCCCCCCAGACCATCAACCGCATCATCGACATGTTCCAACAGGGTGAGCGCGACGCGGTGCGAGGTCAGCTGGCCTTCGTTTTGGAAGGCGTGATCTGCCAGCAGCTGATCCCGAAGATCGGTGGCGGGCGCGTGATCGCCACCGAGGTCCTGAACGTGACCCCGGCCATCCGCTCGCTCATCCGCGACGACAAGGTCCACCAGATGCAGGGCATCATGGAAGTGAGCCAAAAGTACGGGATGCAGACCTTGAACATGGATTTGGCCAAGCTTGTGATCAGCCGGAAGATCACCAAAGACGACGCGATCATGTACTCTTCCGATCCGGAGCAGTTGGACAAGTTCATCTCGGGCAACTTCCGCCTCTGA
- a CDS encoding type II secretion system F family protein: MAKFAYKGKSVAGKSVEGEIEAESQQAAEALVKKRRIKDVTIRRSGSKGFQFGTGIGLKDLSRFTRQFSAMNQAGLPLIQCLEILSEQTENKNLATRIRKISTDIQGGGTLAESMEKHKPVFSELYCQMVRAGEAGGILDTILARLADYQEAAEALRRKVKGALTYPVMVAVVAAGAVVALMTLVVPVFANMFKDMGGTLPAPTRMVMSISDFLKGNIWWMLILVVGAVVGLLQAIKRSPKFKFFWDGMMLKLPMFGDLQRKSAVARFCRTLGTLLSSGVPIIDALTVTAKTSGNVVLEAGIFRTVEAISGGQSIAEPLKATGVFPPMVIQMIAVGERTGGLSDMLTRVSDFYDTEVEAAVEALTSMLEPLVIVVLGGIIGAVLIAMYLPMFEMAGSIK, from the coding sequence ATGGCAAAATTTGCATACAAGGGAAAGTCCGTCGCCGGCAAGTCCGTCGAAGGCGAGATCGAGGCGGAGAGCCAGCAGGCGGCCGAGGCGCTCGTCAAGAAACGGCGCATCAAGGATGTGACCATCCGTCGAAGCGGATCCAAGGGATTCCAGTTCGGCACAGGCATCGGGCTGAAGGATCTCTCCCGGTTCACGCGACAGTTTTCGGCGATGAACCAGGCGGGTCTGCCTTTGATCCAATGCTTGGAAATCCTGTCCGAGCAGACGGAGAACAAGAATCTCGCCACCCGCATCCGCAAGATCTCCACGGACATCCAGGGCGGCGGGACCTTGGCCGAATCCATGGAAAAACACAAACCGGTCTTTTCGGAGTTGTACTGCCAGATGGTTCGCGCCGGCGAGGCGGGCGGTATCCTGGACACCATCCTGGCGCGTCTTGCCGACTACCAGGAAGCAGCGGAGGCCTTGCGCCGCAAGGTGAAGGGCGCCCTGACCTATCCAGTGATGGTGGCGGTCGTTGCGGCCGGCGCCGTGGTCGCCTTGATGACCTTGGTGGTTCCGGTGTTCGCCAACATGTTCAAGGACATGGGCGGTACGCTTCCCGCCCCCACGCGGATGGTGATGTCGATTTCCGACTTCCTGAAGGGGAACATCTGGTGGATGCTGATCCTGGTGGTGGGCGCCGTGGTGGGCCTCCTGCAGGCGATCAAGCGCAGTCCCAAGTTCAAGTTTTTCTGGGACGGCATGATGCTCAAGCTTCCCATGTTCGGCGACCTACAGCGAAAGAGTGCGGTCGCGCGATTCTGTCGGACCTTGGGTACGTTGCTCTCTTCCGGTGTGCCCATCATCGATGCGCTGACGGTGACGGCGAAAACTTCCGGCAACGTGGTGCTGGAAGCCGGCATTTTCCGGACCGTCGAGGCGATTTCCGGAGGTCAATCCATCGCGGAACCCTTGAAGGCGACCGGCGTGTTTCCCCCGATGGTCATCCAGATGATCGCGGTCGGTGAACGCACCGGCGGTCTTTCGGATATGCTCACGCGCGTTTCCGACTTCTACGATACGGAAGTCGAGGCCGCGGTGGAAGCCTTGACCTCCATGCTGGAACCTTTGGTGATCGTGGTTCTGGGCGGCATCATCGGTGCCGTGCTCATCGCGATGTACCTGCCGATGTTCGAAATGGCTGGCAGCATCAAGTGA
- a CDS encoding STAS domain-containing protein, producing MEISTRRIGTSLLLDVVGQIKGADSNEFRAVVKRFLEAGESDLVINLEQVGFIDSSGVGMLIHCLHEVRAHHGDLRLVKLTEDIHDLFEMVAIDRLFTIYPSEEEILPLQRKS from the coding sequence ATGGAGATCTCAACGAGACGAATCGGAACTAGCCTCCTCCTCGACGTGGTTGGTCAGATCAAAGGCGCCGATTCCAATGAATTCCGCGCGGTGGTCAAACGCTTTCTCGAGGCGGGGGAAAGCGACTTGGTGATCAATTTGGAACAGGTCGGCTTCATCGACTCCTCCGGTGTGGGCATGCTCATCCACTGCCTGCACGAAGTCCGCGCGCATCATGGGGATTTGCGTCTGGTCAAACTGACCGAGGACATCCATGACTTGTTCGAGATGGTGGCGATCGATCGATTGTTCACCATCTACCCCTCGGAAGAGGAAATCCTGCCTTTGCAAAGGAAGAGCTAA
- a CDS encoding flagellar biosynthesis anti-sigma factor FlgM encodes MSPPPDGPKGTKASPNPSVSKKDRVELSSSSEKRDPTSAGIAAVAAAGDPVRDERIQEVRKRLEEGYYDQPEVIEATADRLIRKKLV; translated from the coding sequence TTGAGTCCCCCGCCCGATGGGCCAAAGGGGACCAAAGCATCGCCCAATCCTTCGGTTTCGAAGAAGGATCGGGTGGAGCTTTCCAGCTCCTCGGAAAAGCGCGATCCCACCTCGGCAGGAATTGCTGCGGTCGCCGCCGCCGGAGATCCCGTCCGGGATGAACGGATCCAGGAAGTGCGCAAACGCCTGGAAGAAGGCTACTACGACCAGCCCGAGGTCATCGAGGCGACCGCAGATCGCCTCATCCGCAAGAAGCTGGTCTGA
- a CDS encoding undecaprenyl-diphosphate phosphatase translates to MIESIIIGIVEGATEFLPVSSTGHILIAEHLLHTKRSDAFNVLLQVGPILASALVFRERIASWFLKIKEAGTQRELLQILVAFLITGFGGLAMQKAGIELPDNILPIAIATLVGAPVIFLVERRAQKVQGSASFTWPMVFAVAGAQLVAAAFPGTSRSGACVMAALLVGISRPVAVEFSFLVGIPTMFAAGGYKLLKEVKAGALPELLSVDTLVAFTTATIVALFAVKWLLGYVRSNTFIPFAWYRLALGIGLLAWAWKA, encoded by the coding sequence ATGATCGAAAGCATCATCATCGGAATCGTGGAAGGAGCGACGGAATTTTTGCCCGTTTCCTCCACCGGGCACATCCTGATCGCGGAACATCTCCTGCACACCAAGCGGTCGGACGCGTTCAATGTCCTGCTCCAGGTCGGCCCCATCCTCGCCTCCGCCCTGGTGTTTCGCGAACGGATCGCCTCCTGGTTTCTCAAGATCAAGGAGGCGGGAACCCAGAGGGAACTGCTCCAGATCCTGGTCGCCTTCCTGATCACGGGCTTCGGCGGACTGGCGATGCAGAAAGCCGGAATCGAACTGCCCGACAACATCCTACCCATCGCGATCGCGACGCTCGTCGGAGCGCCGGTGATCTTTCTGGTGGAGCGACGCGCACAAAAGGTCCAAGGCTCTGCCTCCTTCACCTGGCCGATGGTGTTCGCCGTTGCCGGCGCCCAATTGGTCGCTGCCGCTTTTCCAGGAACCTCCCGTTCCGGAGCCTGTGTGATGGCGGCCCTGCTGGTGGGAATTTCACGTCCCGTCGCGGTGGAATTCTCCTTCCTGGTCGGCATCCCGACCATGTTCGCCGCCGGTGGCTACAAGCTCCTGAAAGAGGTCAAGGCCGGGGCTCTGCCGGAATTGCTTTCGGTAGACACGCTCGTCGCCTTCACCACGGCCACCATCGTGGCCCTGTTCGCCGTGAAGTGGCTGTTGGGCTACGTCCGCTCGAACACGTTCATTCCCTTTGCCTGGTACCGTCTGGCGCTGGGAATCGGGCTGTTGGCGTGGGCCTGGAAGGCCTGA
- the mqnB gene encoding futalosine hydrolase, whose protein sequence is MTDPRTLWVAATAREAAVVPGHARVLVTGVGAARAALELGLALRVESFDRVVGIGIAGAYPSAGLSLGQVVALEEDAFLDLGAEDGEQVLDLWSLGFDPGYPSRFPLLVPPWARSLAVVRGGTCAVCTGSESTQKQREAAGFQVESMEGAGWAMACWRLGVPFAQVRSISNIAGPRDRGAWKMDAALAALANIVEEACRT, encoded by the coding sequence GTGACGGATCCGCGTACGCTCTGGGTGGCCGCCACCGCCCGCGAGGCGGCTGTTGTCCCTGGCCACGCACGGGTTCTGGTGACCGGTGTGGGGGCCGCTCGCGCGGCGTTGGAGCTTGGCTTGGCTCTGCGCGTGGAGTCGTTCGATCGGGTCGTTGGTATCGGGATCGCCGGGGCGTATCCTTCCGCGGGGCTTTCCCTGGGACAGGTCGTGGCCTTGGAGGAGGACGCCTTTCTGGATTTGGGCGCCGAGGATGGCGAACAGGTCCTGGACTTGTGGTCCCTCGGATTCGATCCAGGCTACCCCAGTCGGTTTCCTCTTTTGGTGCCGCCGTGGGCTCGCTCGCTGGCGGTCGTGAGAGGCGGAACCTGTGCGGTTTGCACGGGGTCGGAATCCACCCAGAAGCAACGCGAGGCCGCTGGGTTCCAGGTGGAATCGATGGAGGGAGCGGGTTGGGCCATGGCTTGCTGGAGGCTGGGAGTGCCTTTCGCCCAAGTACGATCCATCTCGAACATCGCCGGGCCTCGCGATCGTGGGGCTTGGAAGATGGATGCGGCTCTTGCCGCTCTGGCCAACATTGTGGAGGAAGCGTGTCGAACTTGA